A genomic window from Candidatus Andeanibacterium colombiense includes:
- a CDS encoding YfiR family protein — protein MSKSTVFWFALAGFLLPATASQALNAQNDSGGDPYAVPAARMVVAFAEYTRWPSDPRLFQLCIVGSAAHADEFRNLALADGRRINARRIAATAVDAASCQLLYLGEMPADAVRGLTEKVRGKGVLTIAEADPQCRSNAMFCLQYRAGLLSFKMNLDAISRSGLKVDPRVLRLSASKGEI, from the coding sequence GTGTCGAAATCGACCGTCTTCTGGTTCGCGCTCGCCGGGTTCCTGTTGCCCGCCACGGCCAGTCAAGCGTTGAACGCGCAGAACGACAGCGGCGGCGATCCCTATGCGGTTCCAGCCGCACGCATGGTTGTCGCCTTCGCCGAATATACGCGCTGGCCGTCCGATCCGCGCCTGTTCCAATTGTGCATAGTGGGATCCGCCGCGCATGCGGACGAGTTCCGCAATCTCGCGCTGGCCGATGGCCGCCGGATCAACGCCAGGCGCATTGCCGCCACGGCGGTAGACGCGGCATCCTGCCAATTGCTGTATCTCGGCGAGATGCCGGCCGACGCGGTGCGGGGGCTGACCGAAAAGGTTCGCGGCAAGGGCGTGCTGACGATCGCCGAGGCCGATCCGCAATGCCGCAGCAATGCAATGTTCTGCCTTCAGTACAGGGCGGGTTTGCTGTCCTTCAAGATGAACCTCGATGCCATTTCCCGATCGGGCCTCAAGGTCGATCCGCGGGTCCTTCGGCTGTCGGCGAGCAAGGGCGAGATATGA
- the aspS gene encoding aspartate--tRNA ligase, giving the protein MHPYRTHNCAGLAAGNVGEDVRLSGWVHRKRDHGGVLFVDLRDHYGITQIVADSDSPALELLDGLRLESVVTIDGTVKARAGEAVNPNLATGEIEVYARGAVVQSHAGELPLPVAGEQEYPEDIRLKYRYIDLRRERLHRNILLRSQVIASLRKRMTDQGFTEFQTPILAASSPEGARDFLVPSRMHNGKFYALPQAPQMFKQLLMVAGFDRYFQIAPCFRDEDLRADRSLEFYQLDFEMSYVTQEDVFNALEPVLAGTFEEFSGGKTVTAAGTFPRIPYREAMLKYGSDKPDLRNPLIIADVTSHFTSSGFGLFEKIVGGGGVVRVVPAPNTADKSRKFFDDMNDWARGEGFAGLGYVTRKGGEFGGPIAKNHGTEGMEKLYAELGLGPDDGLFFAAGKEGQAAKLAGAARTRVGELLELIEQGCFKFCWIVDFPMFEYDEEAKKVDFSHNPFSMPQGELEALNTQDPLDILAWQYDIVCNGYELSSGAIRNHRPEIMYKAFEIAGYSQVEVETNFSGMIEAFKLGAPPHGGSAPGIDRIVMLLADEPNIREVIAFPLNQKGEDLMMGAPSEVTLKQLRELGIRVVEQPKG; this is encoded by the coding sequence ATGCATCCCTACCGTACCCACAACTGTGCAGGACTGGCCGCCGGCAATGTCGGTGAGGACGTGCGCCTCTCGGGCTGGGTGCACCGCAAGCGCGACCATGGCGGGGTGCTGTTCGTCGATCTGCGCGATCACTACGGCATCACCCAGATCGTCGCCGATAGCGACAGCCCGGCGCTCGAACTGCTCGACGGGCTGAGGCTCGAAAGCGTCGTGACGATCGACGGCACCGTCAAGGCCCGCGCGGGGGAAGCAGTGAACCCCAATCTCGCGACCGGCGAGATCGAGGTCTATGCCCGCGGTGCCGTGGTCCAGAGCCATGCGGGGGAACTGCCGCTGCCGGTGGCGGGCGAGCAGGAATATCCCGAGGATATCCGCCTCAAATACCGCTATATCGACCTGCGGCGCGAGCGGCTGCACCGCAACATACTGCTGCGCAGCCAGGTGATCGCCTCGCTCCGCAAGCGCATGACCGATCAGGGCTTCACCGAATTCCAGACCCCGATCCTCGCGGCATCAAGCCCCGAGGGCGCGCGTGACTTCCTCGTCCCCAGCCGGATGCACAACGGCAAGTTCTACGCGCTCCCCCAGGCGCCGCAGATGTTCAAGCAGCTGCTGATGGTCGCCGGTTTCGACCGCTATTTCCAGATCGCGCCGTGCTTCCGCGACGAGGACCTCCGCGCCGATCGCAGCCTCGAATTCTATCAGCTCGATTTCGAGATGAGTTACGTCACCCAGGAAGACGTGTTCAACGCGCTCGAACCGGTGCTGGCCGGCACGTTCGAGGAATTCTCTGGCGGCAAGACGGTGACCGCGGCGGGGACCTTCCCGCGCATTCCGTATCGCGAGGCGATGCTGAAATATGGCAGCGACAAGCCTGATCTGCGCAACCCGCTGATCATCGCCGACGTCACCAGCCACTTCACCTCGTCGGGCTTCGGCCTGTTCGAGAAGATCGTGGGCGGCGGCGGCGTGGTCCGGGTGGTCCCGGCGCCGAACACCGCCGACAAGAGCCGCAAGTTCTTCGACGACATGAACGACTGGGCGCGCGGCGAAGGTTTCGCCGGGCTCGGCTACGTTACCCGCAAGGGCGGCGAGTTCGGCGGGCCGATCGCCAAGAACCACGGCACCGAAGGCATGGAGAAGCTCTATGCCGAACTCGGCCTCGGGCCGGATGACGGTTTGTTCTTCGCCGCCGGCAAGGAAGGCCAGGCCGCCAAGCTGGCCGGCGCCGCGCGCACCCGCGTGGGCGAGCTGCTGGAACTGATCGAGCAGGGCTGCTTCAAGTTCTGCTGGATCGTCGATTTCCCGATGTTCGAATATGACGAGGAAGCGAAAAAGGTCGATTTCAGCCACAACCCGTTTTCGATGCCGCAGGGCGAGCTGGAAGCACTCAACACGCAGGACCCGCTCGACATCCTCGCCTGGCAGTACGACATCGTCTGCAATGGCTATGAGCTGTCGTCGGGCGCGATCCGGAACCATCGCCCCGAGATCATGTACAAGGCGTTCGAGATCGCCGGCTATTCGCAGGTCGAGGTCGAAACGAACTTCTCGGGCATGATCGAGGCGTTCAAGCTTGGCGCCCCGCCGCACGGCGGCTCGGCCCCGGGGATCGACCGGATCGTGATGCTGCTGGCCGACGAGCCGAACATCCGCGAAGTGATCGCTTTCCCGCTCAACCAGAAGGGCGAGGATCTGATGATGGGCGCGCCGAGCGAGGTGACGTTGAAGCAGCTGCGCGAACTCGGTATCCGGGTAGTGGAACAGCCGAAGGGCTGA
- a CDS encoding diguanylate cyclase — translation MSTARSSTRLPTLRQVVARGHLRLILFSVALASASITVSGIFIVHDYIQRNLQLVAHTIGYTIEPALVFGDKDALDRGIASVVGHQDVARVEIVGANGTLLNVWTQSDENLESPAELIADRVLWPAPLVDPVERNGQRLAVVRVYGSSATILTYGSMGLMVGLCCLGLTILATRILARRLEREIISPMEHVAQVAHAVRFDRDFGRRVAQSGIYEVDRFASDFNALLVELQGWHESVVSENKELAHRAAHDSLTGAGNRDLFEKTLNDAATIATASDGTFALLFIDVDQFKQVNDDFGHNEGDCVLAETARRLGRCVRSSDQVFRLGGDEFALIVSPLPDSGWVETLRNEIEAAMLRPIELECGEEIAVSLSIGSAIYPLDGPDVKAILRRADAGMYGRKRLKRIGMAQTGEST, via the coding sequence ATGAGCACCGCCAGATCATCCACGCGTTTGCCGACCCTGCGGCAAGTGGTCGCCCGGGGGCATCTCCGGCTGATCCTGTTTTCGGTCGCGCTGGCCTCCGCGAGCATCACCGTCAGCGGGATTTTCATCGTCCACGATTACATCCAGCGCAATCTGCAGCTGGTCGCCCATACGATCGGCTATACGATCGAGCCGGCGTTGGTGTTCGGCGATAAGGACGCGTTGGACCGTGGTATCGCTTCGGTCGTCGGCCATCAGGATGTCGCCCGTGTCGAAATTGTCGGCGCGAACGGCACACTGCTCAACGTCTGGACGCAGAGCGACGAAAATCTCGAAAGCCCGGCGGAACTCATCGCGGATCGGGTGTTGTGGCCGGCCCCGCTGGTCGATCCGGTCGAACGCAATGGACAGCGGCTCGCGGTGGTGCGGGTCTATGGTAGCTCCGCAACGATCCTGACTTACGGTTCGATGGGATTGATGGTCGGCCTGTGCTGCCTCGGCCTGACCATCCTCGCCACCCGGATCCTCGCGCGGCGGCTGGAACGCGAGATCATTTCCCCGATGGAACATGTGGCGCAAGTCGCCCACGCGGTGCGTTTCGATCGCGATTTCGGCCGACGGGTGGCCCAGTCAGGCATCTATGAAGTGGATCGTTTCGCGAGCGACTTCAACGCGTTGCTGGTTGAACTGCAGGGCTGGCACGAGAGTGTCGTATCCGAAAACAAGGAATTGGCGCACCGCGCGGCCCACGATTCGCTGACCGGCGCGGGCAATCGCGACCTGTTCGAGAAGACGTTGAACGATGCGGCCACAATCGCGACGGCCAGCGACGGTACCTTCGCGCTCCTGTTTATCGACGTGGACCAGTTCAAGCAGGTAAACGATGATTTCGGCCACAATGAGGGCGACTGCGTGTTGGCCGAAACGGCGCGCCGGCTGGGCCGCTGCGTTCGTTCGAGCGACCAGGTCTTCCGACTTGGCGGCGACGAATTCGCGCTGATCGTCTCGCCGTTGCCCGACTCCGGCTGGGTCGAGACGCTTCGTAACGAGATCGAGGCCGCAATGCTCCGCCCGATCGAGCTGGAATGCGGAGAGGAGATTGCCGTCTCCCTCAGCATCGGCTCTGCGATTTACCCTCTCGACGGGCCGGACGTGAAGGCGATCCTGCGCCGGGCGGATGCAGGGATGTATGGAAGGAAGCGCCTGAAACGCATAGGCATGGCGCAAACCGGGGAAAGCACATGA
- a CDS encoding OmpA family protein, translating into MARLLVLFAAISLAGCQTAPGPTGDGFSRHQAAALEARGFTRVGRNYELGLNNRVLFYVDKSDLLPGTDKMLEELTVALVDIGIGGVSVEGHADSTGSNEYNRVLSGKRAESVKAQMVHSGMPDGRVRVVALGEADPVARNDTEEGRAQNRRVVIVVAPEDAAPD; encoded by the coding sequence ATGGCCAGGTTACTTGTTCTGTTCGCGGCAATATCGCTGGCGGGGTGCCAGACGGCGCCGGGGCCTACCGGGGACGGTTTTTCCCGCCATCAAGCCGCAGCGCTGGAAGCCAGGGGCTTCACCCGGGTCGGCCGGAACTACGAGTTGGGACTCAACAACCGAGTGCTGTTCTACGTCGATAAAAGCGATCTCTTGCCCGGGACCGACAAGATGCTGGAGGAACTGACCGTTGCGCTGGTGGACATCGGGATCGGCGGGGTGAGCGTGGAAGGCCATGCGGATTCGACCGGTTCGAACGAATACAACCGGGTTTTGTCGGGTAAACGGGCCGAGAGCGTGAAGGCGCAAATGGTCCATAGCGGCATGCCGGACGGGCGCGTGCGGGTGGTTGCGTTGGGCGAGGCAGACCCGGTCGCGAGGAACGACACCGAGGAGGGCCGCGCGCAAAATCGCCGGGTCGTGATCGTCGTCGCGCCCGAGGACGCCGCCCCCGACTGA
- a CDS encoding DUF2721 domain-containing protein, translating to MEMLHAASSFAGDLLERTSSTARVQAMVQLSLTPAFLLAAIGAFINVMNQRLTWIVERVYLLENRQEKEIPDSEIEQLPVLRQRRKFAHVAINLCTAAALLICLVVALTFVSAFVKPPMGTYVAGCWIVAMGLVFAGLLSFLMETRFATRSIWATRALSRKLESKGDPAGE from the coding sequence ATGGAAATGCTGCACGCCGCATCGAGCTTCGCGGGCGACCTGCTTGAGCGCACGTCGAGTACCGCGCGCGTGCAGGCGATGGTTCAGCTTTCGCTGACCCCGGCCTTCCTGCTCGCGGCGATCGGCGCCTTCATCAATGTGATGAACCAGCGCCTGACCTGGATCGTCGAGCGGGTCTATCTGCTGGAAAACCGGCAGGAAAAGGAAATCCCCGACAGCGAGATCGAACAGCTTCCGGTGCTGCGGCAGCGGCGCAAGTTCGCCCATGTCGCGATCAACCTGTGCACCGCGGCCGCGCTGCTGATCTGCCTCGTGGTCGCACTTACCTTCGTCAGCGCCTTCGTGAAGCCGCCGATGGGGACCTATGTCGCGGGCTGCTGGATCGTCGCGATGGGGCTGGTGTTCGCCGGGCTGCTGTCGTTCCTGATGGAGACCCGCTTCGCGACTCGCTCGATCTGGGCGACGCGCGCCTTGTCGCGTAAACTCGAAAGCAAGGGCGACCCGGCTGGCGAGTAG
- the rnd gene encoding ribonuclease D — protein sequence MKIHDLITTSEELAALCARLAKADFVTVDTEFMRENTYWPELCLVQIADTNEAAAIDPMAPGIDLTPLLDLMCNNEDVLKIFHAGGQDVEIIYNLTGKTPHPIFDTQIAMMAISQSEQIGYANLVEAWMGVVVDKGARFTDWGRRPLTERQIEYAIGDVTYLSEIFPKILKKLIKTGRGAWLDAEMEKLADPENYLNDPSQVWRRIRAPSRNAQVLGRLRDLAAWREIEAQDKNIPRGRIMRDETLADLASHPPKNQEDLAKVRGLSGAWRDNEIGRRLMKVLKNSEPLPASEMPEKAPRGAPLGKEGALVADLLKLLLKIRSREMDVASRLLTRSDEMEALAAGVRGLPILEGWRYEAFGRDALELVEGRLAFAVEKGKLKMTRIERVRETAEDTGDGAEDETEDETGAPAE from the coding sequence ATGAAGATACATGACCTGATTACGACGAGCGAGGAACTGGCGGCCCTGTGTGCCCGCCTCGCCAAGGCCGACTTCGTCACCGTCGACACGGAATTCATGCGCGAGAACACCTATTGGCCCGAGCTGTGCCTGGTGCAGATCGCCGATACGAACGAAGCCGCCGCGATCGATCCGATGGCGCCGGGGATCGATCTCACTCCACTGCTCGACCTGATGTGCAACAATGAGGACGTGCTCAAAATCTTCCACGCCGGCGGGCAGGATGTGGAGATCATCTACAACCTTACCGGCAAAACCCCGCACCCGATCTTCGACACCCAGATCGCGATGATGGCGATCAGCCAGTCCGAGCAGATCGGCTACGCCAATCTGGTCGAGGCGTGGATGGGCGTGGTGGTCGACAAGGGCGCGCGCTTTACCGATTGGGGCCGCCGCCCGCTGACCGAGCGCCAGATCGAATATGCGATCGGCGACGTCACCTATCTCTCGGAGATCTTCCCGAAGATCCTGAAGAAACTGATCAAGACCGGGCGCGGCGCGTGGCTCGACGCGGAGATGGAGAAGCTCGCCGATCCGGAGAACTACCTCAACGATCCGAGCCAGGTGTGGCGCAGGATCCGCGCGCCTTCGCGCAATGCGCAGGTGCTCGGCCGGCTGCGCGACCTGGCGGCGTGGCGCGAGATCGAAGCGCAGGACAAAAACATCCCGCGCGGGCGGATCATGCGCGACGAAACCCTGGCGGACCTTGCGAGCCATCCACCGAAGAACCAGGAAGACCTCGCCAAGGTTCGCGGCCTGTCGGGCGCCTGGCGCGACAACGAGATCGGACGCAGGCTGATGAAAGTGCTCAAGAACTCCGAACCGCTGCCCGCCAGCGAGATGCCCGAGAAGGCCCCGCGCGGCGCGCCGCTGGGCAAGGAGGGCGCGCTGGTCGCCGATCTGCTCAAGCTGCTGCTCAAGATCCGCAGCCGCGAGATGGACGTCGCCTCGCGCCTGCTGACCCGCAGCGACGAGATGGAAGCGCTGGCCGCCGGCGTGCGCGGACTGCCGATCCTCGAAGGCTGGCGCTACGAGGCGTTCGGGCGCGATGCGCTGGAGCTGGTCGAAGGCCGGCTGGCTTTCGCGGTCGAGAAGGGCAAGCTCAAGATGACCCGGATCGAACGCGTGCGGGAAACCGCTGAGGACACCGGAGACGGGGCCGAAGACGAGACCGAAGACGAGACCGGGGCCCCGGCCGAGTGA
- a CDS encoding LysR substrate-binding domain-containing protein: MSTYLPTIKQLQYLVALHEHGHFGRAAESCFVSQSTLSAGIRELESLLGVILVERSRRVVRFTPLGNSVVEKAHRLLREAEELSDLVQSAGKPLAGELRMSVIPTIAPFLLPRILPRLRRERPQLKLFLREEPSAAAIESLHHGRADCVLLALPFPTGEVETATLGEDRLFVAFPENDPRDPPAEILPSTIDEGRLLLLEDGHCLKDHALAACDRPEMRASATMIGTSLHTLVQMVDNGLGVTIVPEMAIEAGILQNTHVVARPLKSNNASREIVLVWRKNSPRSDEFRLLAEELRAG, encoded by the coding sequence GTGAGCACCTATTTGCCCACGATCAAGCAGCTGCAATACCTCGTCGCGCTGCATGAGCACGGGCATTTCGGACGGGCGGCGGAAAGCTGCTTCGTGTCGCAATCGACCCTTTCGGCCGGGATCCGCGAGCTCGAATCGCTGCTCGGGGTGATCCTGGTCGAGCGCAGCCGCCGGGTGGTGCGCTTCACCCCACTGGGCAATTCGGTGGTCGAGAAAGCCCACCGCCTGCTGCGCGAGGCGGAGGAATTGTCCGACCTGGTCCAGTCCGCCGGCAAGCCGCTCGCGGGCGAATTGCGGATGAGCGTGATCCCGACGATCGCTCCGTTCCTGCTCCCGCGTATCCTACCGCGCCTGCGCCGGGAGCGGCCGCAGCTGAAACTGTTCCTGCGTGAGGAGCCCAGCGCGGCGGCGATCGAATCGCTCCACCACGGGCGCGCCGATTGCGTGCTGCTGGCCCTGCCCTTCCCGACCGGTGAGGTCGAGACGGCCACGCTCGGCGAAGACCGGCTGTTCGTCGCCTTCCCCGAGAACGATCCGCGCGATCCGCCCGCCGAGATCCTGCCTTCGACCATCGACGAGGGGCGGCTGCTGCTGCTCGAGGACGGCCATTGCCTCAAGGACCACGCCCTCGCGGCCTGCGACCGCCCGGAAATGCGCGCCAGCGCGACGATGATCGGCACTTCGCTGCACACGCTGGTGCAGATGGTCGACAACGGGCTCGGGGTGACGATCGTTCCCGAAATGGCGATCGAGGCCGGGATCCTGCAGAATACCCACGTGGTCGCCCGGCCGCTCAAATCGAACAATGCCTCGCGCGAGATCGTGCTGGTGTGGCGCAAGAATTCCCCGCGCTCGGACGAATTCAGGCTGCTGGCCGAAGAATTGCGCGCGGGCTGA
- a CDS encoding NADH:flavin oxidoreductase, with translation MSASNDVLFRPFSLKSLNLDNRIVMAPMTRTKAPGGIPGAANAAYYQRRAEGGVGLILSEGTVIGRPASRNDPNIPFFHGAEALEGWKHVIEAVHHAGGKMGPQLWHTGAAITQSGWEPEAPVESPSGLNAPGEPRGVAMSEEDIADTVRAFAQGAADAERLGFDTAEIHGAHGYLIDKFFWPGTNQRDDRYSGPTIAERARFAAEIVSAVRAAVSPDFPIILRVSQWKQQDYEARLATTPQELEQWLVPLVEAGVDIVHASQRRFWEAEFPEIDGENGLNFAGWAKKVTGAPTISVGSVGLSSDFFGGFRGMASAASPLDQLVERMEREEFDLIAVGRALLTDPNWPNKVKAGELDQLQGFDPASLAELV, from the coding sequence ATGTCCGCCTCCAACGACGTCCTGTTTCGCCCGTTCAGCCTCAAGTCGCTGAATCTCGACAATCGCATCGTAATGGCGCCGATGACGCGGACCAAGGCTCCCGGCGGGATTCCGGGCGCGGCCAATGCCGCCTATTACCAGCGCCGCGCCGAAGGCGGGGTCGGGCTGATCCTGTCGGAGGGCACGGTGATCGGCCGTCCGGCATCGCGCAACGATCCGAACATTCCGTTCTTCCACGGAGCGGAGGCGCTTGAGGGATGGAAGCATGTGATCGAAGCCGTCCACCACGCGGGCGGAAAGATGGGGCCGCAATTGTGGCACACCGGCGCGGCCATCACCCAGAGCGGGTGGGAGCCGGAGGCTCCGGTCGAGAGCCCCTCGGGCCTCAACGCGCCGGGTGAGCCGCGCGGTGTGGCGATGAGCGAAGAGGACATTGCCGACACCGTCCGCGCCTTTGCCCAGGGCGCCGCAGACGCCGAGCGGCTCGGCTTCGACACCGCCGAGATCCACGGCGCGCACGGCTATCTGATCGACAAGTTCTTCTGGCCCGGCACCAACCAGCGCGATGACCGCTATTCCGGCCCGACCATCGCCGAACGCGCGCGCTTTGCGGCCGAAATCGTTTCGGCGGTGCGCGCGGCGGTAAGCCCCGATTTCCCGATCATCCTGCGGGTGAGCCAGTGGAAGCAGCAGGATTACGAAGCCCGCCTCGCGACCACCCCGCAGGAGCTGGAGCAATGGCTGGTGCCGCTGGTCGAGGCCGGAGTCGACATCGTGCACGCCTCCCAGCGCCGCTTCTGGGAAGCCGAATTCCCCGAGATCGACGGCGAAAACGGCCTCAACTTCGCCGGTTGGGCGAAGAAAGTCACCGGCGCGCCGACGATCAGCGTCGGCTCGGTCGGGCTGTCGAGCGACTTCTTCGGCGGTTTTCGCGGCATGGCCTCCGCAGCCAGCCCGCTCGACCAGCTTGTCGAACGGATGGAACGCGAGGAATTCGACCTGATCGCGGTCGGCCGCGCGCTGCTGACCGATCCGAACTGGCCGAACAAGGTCAAGGCCGGCGAGCTGGACCAGCTGCAGGGCTTCGATCCCGCCTCGCTGGCGGAATTGGTCTAG
- a CDS encoding EAL domain-containing protein produces MASQAYYPADLAQENELLRARLRVLEDALDHMAPGLCVFDAERRISVCNPRFSEVLGFPEGAIHPGMTTLELVEKGMAVGDYPTGMTAPELEQVLWQNMACSDDDRQPLTRGDQVISAKPTITAAGNIVTTFHDITARTRAEEGLRASEARLSAILDAMPDCVKIFAADGSLTYINPQGIEMLQAEGLEELIGSTAPLVSEEFIELWNEVHQRVLAGERVTWTYDLIGLAGRRLHVEANAVPFRMPDGTRAQICISRDVTARERNQEALRRSEERLRLVQDATGLADYEVRMDMTILCSPRFAEQKGLPEGTAELSHVDWLKIIHPDDIAPLQEQVGLSLAHGDVCQSEFRIIRPDNGDIRWISARTTFELDEHGTPIRSIGSHIDVTDRMRADEALRGSEERFRFAAEAASLGVWDYDPTTGNREWSHRLMEIFGFDPDIEPSLELAAERVHPEDRVAFVERLTELRDGYRSTRFTCTIRIERAGDGAERWVTVNGWKADRSEGFRRIILTARDVTEEKTAEERIRWNASHDGLTQLANRASFQEQLERAIEAARQENRQAGLLMIDLDHFKQINDALGHDAGDRLLQAFADRLTAAVHPGDTVARLGGDEFAIVVPHLASEQKLADLCNSIHERLREPFIQDGRVLDCRISVGAAVYPLHGANPKDLMISADMALYAAKNAGRSTTVQYRSELRHEVQRLASMVSLARRAVYEDRIVPYYQPLLDLANGKIVGFEALLRWRDSKNAVHLPSTIEAAFENHEVAADISDRMIEQAIADMRTWLDDGVDFGHVAVNASAAEFRRDDFGERVLDSLSRAGISSDCFQLEVTETVFLGRGAEFVHRALGLLSSAGVKIALDDFGTGYASLRHLKQFPVDILKIDQSFVRDMEDDPGDEAIIRAVVNLGKNLNIKVVAEGIENMRQAKRLIELGCDYGQGFLFSKAVPGDRVPPLLAHIPQQAREQRLKVAAGRV; encoded by the coding sequence ATGGCTTCGCAAGCATATTATCCGGCCGATCTCGCGCAGGAGAACGAACTCCTGCGCGCGCGGCTGCGTGTGCTCGAAGATGCGCTCGACCATATGGCCCCCGGCCTGTGCGTATTCGACGCAGAGCGACGGATCTCGGTGTGCAACCCGCGTTTTTCCGAAGTGCTCGGTTTTCCCGAAGGCGCGATCCATCCGGGAATGACCACGCTCGAACTGGTCGAAAAAGGCATGGCGGTCGGCGATTACCCCACAGGGATGACCGCCCCGGAACTCGAACAGGTGCTGTGGCAAAACATGGCCTGCAGCGACGACGACCGCCAGCCGCTGACCCGGGGCGATCAGGTGATTTCCGCCAAGCCGACGATCACCGCGGCAGGCAACATCGTCACCACTTTCCACGATATCACCGCGCGCACCCGCGCCGAGGAAGGGTTGCGGGCGAGCGAGGCGCGGCTGAGCGCGATCCTCGACGCGATGCCCGACTGCGTGAAGATTTTCGCGGCCGATGGGTCTCTGACCTATATCAATCCCCAGGGGATCGAGATGCTTCAGGCCGAAGGCCTTGAAGAATTGATCGGCAGCACGGCGCCTCTGGTGTCGGAAGAGTTCATCGAGCTATGGAACGAGGTCCACCAGCGCGTGCTCGCCGGGGAGCGGGTGACCTGGACCTACGATCTGATCGGTCTTGCGGGCCGCCGGCTCCATGTCGAAGCCAATGCGGTGCCGTTCCGCATGCCCGACGGCACCCGCGCCCAGATCTGCATCTCACGCGACGTCACCGCCCGCGAGCGCAACCAGGAAGCGTTGCGGCGCAGCGAGGAACGCCTTCGGCTGGTACAGGACGCCACCGGGCTGGCGGATTACGAAGTCCGGATGGACATGACCATCCTGTGCTCCCCGCGGTTCGCCGAGCAGAAGGGGCTGCCGGAGGGTACGGCCGAGCTCTCGCACGTCGATTGGCTCAAGATCATCCACCCCGACGATATCGCACCGCTGCAGGAACAGGTCGGACTTTCGCTCGCGCACGGCGATGTCTGCCAGAGCGAGTTCCGGATCATCCGCCCGGACAATGGCGACATCCGCTGGATTTCCGCACGCACCACTTTCGAACTCGACGAGCACGGCACTCCGATCCGCAGCATCGGCTCGCACATCGACGTCACCGACCGGATGCGCGCCGACGAAGCCCTGCGCGGGAGCGAGGAACGGTTTCGGTTCGCGGCCGAAGCGGCGAGCCTGGGCGTGTGGGATTACGACCCCACCACCGGCAACCGCGAATGGTCGCACCGGCTGATGGAGATTTTCGGCTTCGATCCGGATATCGAGCCATCGCTCGAACTGGCGGCCGAGCGAGTCCATCCCGAAGACCGCGTGGCATTCGTCGAACGGCTGACCGAATTGCGCGACGGTTATCGATCGACGCGCTTTACCTGCACCATCAGGATCGAGCGGGCCGGCGACGGGGCCGAACGCTGGGTCACCGTGAACGGCTGGAAGGCCGACCGTTCCGAAGGCTTCCGCCGGATCATCCTGACCGCACGCGACGTGACCGAGGAGAAGACCGCCGAGGAACGGATCCGCTGGAATGCGAGCCATGACGGGCTGACCCAGCTCGCCAACCGCGCAAGCTTCCAGGAACAGCTGGAACGGGCGATCGAGGCGGCGCGCCAGGAGAACCGCCAGGCCGGACTGCTGATGATCGATCTCGACCATTTCAAGCAGATCAACGACGCGCTCGGCCACGACGCCGGCGACCGGCTGCTGCAAGCCTTCGCCGACCGGCTCACCGCGGCGGTCCACCCGGGCGACACGGTGGCGCGGCTCGGCGGCGACGAGTTCGCGATCGTGGTGCCGCACCTCGCTTCCGAACAGAAGCTGGCCGATCTGTGCAATTCGATCCACGAGCGGCTGCGCGAACCGTTCATCCAGGATGGCCGCGTGCTCGACTGCCGGATCAGCGTGGGCGCGGCGGTCTATCCGCTGCACGGCGCGAACCCGAAGGATCTGATGATCAGCGCCGACATGGCGCTTTACGCCGCGAAAAACGCCGGCCGCTCGACCACCGTCCAGTATCGCTCCGAGCTGCGCCACGAGGTTCAGCGGCTCGCCTCGATGGTCAGCCTCGCCCGCCGCGCGGTTTACGAAGACCGCATCGTGCCCTATTACCAGCCCCTGCTCGACCTCGCCAACGGCAAGATCGTCGGTTTCGAGGCGCTGCTGCGCTGGCGCGACAGCAAGAACGCCGTGCATCTCCCATCGACCATCGAAGCGGCGTTCGAGAACCACGAAGTCGCCGCCGATATCAGCGACCGCATGATCGAACAGGCGATCGCCGACATGCGCACGTGGCTCGACGACGGGGTCGATTTCGGCCACGTCGCGGTCAATGCCTCGGCCGCCGAATTCCGCCGGGACGATTTCGGCGAGCGGGTACTGGATTCGCTGAGCCGCGCCGGCATCTCTTCCGATTGTTTCCAGCTCGAAGTGACCGAGACCGTGTTCCTCGGCCGCGGCGCCGAGTTCGTCCATCGCGCGCTCGGCCTGCTGAGCTCGGCCGGGGTCAAGATCGCGCTCGACGATTTCGGCACCGGCTACGCCTCGCTGCGCCATCTCAAACAGTTTCCTGTCGACATCCTCAAGATCGACCAAAGCTTCGTGCGCGACATGGAAGACGATCCCGGCGACGAGGCGATCATCCGCGCGGTGGTCAATCTCGGCAAGAACCTAAACATCAAGGTCGTGGCCGAGGGGATCGAGAACATGCGCCAGGCCAAGCGTCTGATCGAACTCGGCTGCGATTACGGCCAGGGCTTCCTGTTCTCCAAGGCCGTTCCGGGCGATCGGGTCCCGCCGCTGTTGGCGCATATCCCGCAGCAGGCGCGCGAGCAGCGCTTGAAGGTCGCCGCCGGGCGGGTGTGA